A single genomic interval of Marmota flaviventris isolate mMarFla1 chromosome 14, mMarFla1.hap1, whole genome shotgun sequence harbors:
- the Il1rn gene encoding interleukin-1 receptor antagonist protein isoform X2 translates to MQAFRIWDINQKTFYLRNNQLVAGYLQGPNIKLEEKIDMVPIDPHAMFLGIHGGKLCLSCVKSGDDIRLQLEAVNITDLSRTKEQDKRFSFIRSDNGPTTSFESAACPGWFICTALEADQPVSLTNRPEDTLVVTKFYFQEDQ, encoded by the exons ATGCAAGCCTTCAG gaTCTGGGATATTAATCAGAAAACCTTCTACCTGAGGAACAACCAACTAGTCGCCGGATACTTGCAGGGGCCAAATATCAAATTAGAAG AAAAGATAGACATGGTGCCCATCGACCCTCATGCTATGTTCTTGGGGATCCACGGGGGGAAGTTGTGCCTGTCCTGTGTCAAGTCTGGTGATGACATCCGGCTCCAGTTGGAG GCAGTTAACATCACCGACCTGAGCAGGACCAAGGAGCAGGACAAGCGCTTCTCCTTCATCCGCTCAGACAACGGCCCCACCACCAGCTTTGAGTCTGCAGCCTGCCCGGGCTGGTTCATCTGCACGGCGTTGGAAGCTGACCAGCCTGTCAGCCTCACCAACAGGCCCGAAGACACCCTTGTGGTCACCAAGTTCTACTTCCAGGAGGACCAGTAG
- the Il1rn gene encoding interleukin-1 receptor antagonist protein isoform X1: MEMCRGTCSHLISLLLFLLHSEAACRPLGRRPCRMQAFRIWDINQKTFYLRNNQLVAGYLQGPNIKLEEKIDMVPIDPHAMFLGIHGGKLCLSCVKSGDDIRLQLEAVNITDLSRTKEQDKRFSFIRSDNGPTTSFESAACPGWFICTALEADQPVSLTNRPEDTLVVTKFYFQEDQ, translated from the exons ATGGAAATGTGCAGGGGTACCTGCAGCCACCTaatctctcttctcctcttcctgctccactCAGAGGCAGCCTGCCGCCCCCTGGGGAGGAGACCCTGCAGGATGCAAGCCTTCAG gaTCTGGGATATTAATCAGAAAACCTTCTACCTGAGGAACAACCAACTAGTCGCCGGATACTTGCAGGGGCCAAATATCAAATTAGAAG AAAAGATAGACATGGTGCCCATCGACCCTCATGCTATGTTCTTGGGGATCCACGGGGGGAAGTTGTGCCTGTCCTGTGTCAAGTCTGGTGATGACATCCGGCTCCAGTTGGAG GCAGTTAACATCACCGACCTGAGCAGGACCAAGGAGCAGGACAAGCGCTTCTCCTTCATCCGCTCAGACAACGGCCCCACCACCAGCTTTGAGTCTGCAGCCTGCCCGGGCTGGTTCATCTGCACGGCGTTGGAAGCTGACCAGCCTGTCAGCCTCACCAACAGGCCCGAAGACACCCTTGTGGTCACCAAGTTCTACTTCCAGGAGGACCAGTAG